In Chryseobacterium lactis, a single genomic region encodes these proteins:
- a CDS encoding DUF4256 domain-containing protein, with the protein MKNKQLTPEQVESLLKILEIRFEKNMPRHKAIKWEKVKTKLDAHPEKLWSLYQMEQTEGEPDVVDYDQKTDEYIFFDCSPESPKRRSLCYDYPAWDARKANKPESNAIDTVTEMGIELLTEEQYRQLQGLGKFDQKTSSWIQTPHQIRELGGAIFCDRRYNTVFMYHNGADSYYAARGFRGSLRV; encoded by the coding sequence ATGAAAAACAAACAATTAACACCCGAGCAAGTCGAATCACTTTTAAAAATCTTAGAAATCCGTTTCGAAAAAAACATGCCCCGCCACAAAGCCATAAAATGGGAAAAAGTAAAGACTAAGCTAGATGCCCATCCTGAAAAATTATGGTCTTTATATCAAATGGAACAAACAGAAGGTGAACCTGACGTAGTAGATTATGATCAAAAAACCGACGAATACATCTTTTTCGACTGCTCCCCGGAAAGTCCGAAACGTCGCAGCCTCTGCTATGACTACCCGGCATGGGACGCCCGAAAAGCCAACAAACCGGAAAGCAACGCCATCGATACCGTGACCGAAATGGGCATTGAATTATTAACGGAAGAACAATATCGTCAACTTCAGGGACTCGGTAAATTCGATCAGAAAACATCAAGCTGGATACAAACACCTCATCAGATCAGAGAACTTGGAGGAGCCATTTTCTGTGACAGACGTTATAATACTGTTTTTATGTACCACAACGGTGCGGATTCTTATTACGCAGCGAGAGGGTTTAGGGGGAGTTTGAGAGTTTGA
- a CDS encoding type VI secretion system baseplate subunit TssG: MNYNKLQTDFKAEAVAVNLLKYHRTVSNIFIERVGVNDRAYLKDIKSISSSYLGFDEEVYTIESYREGIYDYLPEGLFHPPSLGASRKNVDTVVREIRKQKRVEDDARKFFRPFELEVFFTEISALLKESEFDITSNTDALLETVSELWPLIRMLDKQNAYIFMHILPFFHQIRGSKKWFERCMTAFLQVPVEVTFSPNIIDEIEKNDDSMLLGNSRLGVTYIPSGRHMDGQRNWVINIGPIPYEDMKKYIPGSPFRKVLEALYDYFLPVTVDVEENFVTEKLEYSFSLEDDERNASRLGYSTFL, encoded by the coding sequence ATGAATTACAATAAGCTGCAGACAGACTTTAAGGCTGAGGCTGTGGCTGTTAATCTGTTGAAATACCACCGGACAGTAAGCAATATTTTTATTGAACGGGTCGGGGTAAATGACCGCGCCTATTTAAAGGATATTAAAAGTATTTCAAGCAGTTATTTAGGCTTTGACGAGGAAGTATATACTATAGAAAGCTACAGAGAAGGTATTTACGATTACCTTCCTGAAGGGTTGTTTCATCCACCGTCTCTCGGAGCTTCCAGAAAAAATGTAGACACGGTAGTAAGAGAAATCAGGAAACAGAAAAGGGTAGAAGATGATGCAAGGAAGTTTTTCCGTCCTTTTGAACTGGAAGTATTTTTTACTGAGATCAGTGCATTACTCAAAGAGTCTGAATTTGACATCACAAGCAATACAGATGCTTTACTGGAGACTGTAAGTGAACTTTGGCCTCTGATCAGAATGCTGGATAAGCAGAATGCCTATATATTTATGCATATTTTACCGTTTTTTCACCAGATCAGAGGAAGCAAAAAATGGTTTGAACGATGTATGACCGCTTTTCTGCAAGTGCCGGTAGAAGTAACGTTTTCACCTAATATTATTGATGAAATAGAGAAAAATGACGACTCGATGTTATTGGGGAATTCCAGATTGGGGGTAACCTATATTCCGAGTGGAAGACATATGGACGGGCAAAGAAACTGGGTGATTAATATCGGCCCTATTCCTTATGAGGATATGAAAAAGTATATTCCGGGAAGTCCGTTCAGAAAAGTACTTGAGGCACTTTATGATTACTTTCTTCCTGTAACCGTAGATGTGGAGGAAAATTTTGTTACCGAAAAACTGGAATATTCTTTCAGTCTTGAAGATGATGAAAGAAATGCCAGCCGCCTTGGATACTCTACATTCCTCTAA
- a CDS encoding sigma-70 family RNA polymerase sigma factor, producing the protein MRQLKITKQVTNRETASLDKYLQEIGKVELITADEEVELAQRIRAGDRAALEKLIKANLRFVVSVSKQYQNQGLSLPDLINEGNLGLMKAAKRYDETRGFKFISYAVWWIRQSILQALAEQSRIVRLPLNKIGSINKINKAYAHLEQENERPPSPEELAEVLDMSEEDIKESMKNSGRHLSMDAPLVEGEDSNLYDVLRSGESPSPDKDLMLESLQIEIERALNTLTPREADLVRLYFGLNGKHPMTLEEIGETFDLTRERVRQIKEKAIKRLKHNTRSKILKSYLGK; encoded by the coding sequence ATGAGACAATTAAAGATCACTAAGCAGGTAACCAATAGGGAAACTGCTTCATTAGACAAGTATTTGCAGGAAATTGGTAAAGTAGAACTGATTACTGCGGACGAAGAAGTAGAATTGGCACAAAGAATACGTGCTGGCGACAGAGCTGCACTGGAGAAACTAATCAAAGCCAACCTTCGTTTCGTGGTTTCCGTATCTAAACAGTACCAGAATCAAGGCCTTTCTTTACCCGATTTGATTAATGAAGGAAATTTAGGATTGATGAAAGCGGCAAAAAGGTATGATGAAACTAGAGGTTTCAAATTTATCTCTTATGCAGTATGGTGGATCCGTCAATCAATTTTACAGGCGTTGGCTGAGCAATCAAGAATTGTAAGACTTCCGTTGAACAAAATTGGTTCCATCAATAAAATTAATAAAGCATACGCTCACCTTGAGCAGGAAAATGAAAGACCACCTTCTCCGGAAGAATTGGCTGAAGTTCTTGACATGAGTGAGGAGGATATTAAAGAATCGATGAAAAACTCCGGAAGACATTTGTCTATGGATGCACCTTTAGTAGAAGGTGAAGATTCTAACCTTTATGATGTATTGCGTTCAGGGGAATCACCAAGTCCGGATAAAGATTTGATGCTTGAATCTCTACAAATCGAGATTGAAAGAGCATTGAATACTTTGACTCCAAGAGAGGCAGATTTGGTAAGGTTATACTTCGGACTGAACGGAAAACACCCAATGACTTTAGAAGAAATTGGTGAAACTTTCGATCTTACAAGAGAGAGAGTGCGTCAGATCAAAGAAAAAGCGATCAAGAGATTGAAGCACAATACCAGAAGTAAGATTTTGAAATCTTATTTAGGTAAATAA
- a CDS encoding TssN family type VI secretion system protein codes for MEISSVKGIFLRYILMPLIAIIMMVILGVIRRNKPAIKIKVIIVYILLCSLCLAIPGVFGFAGNLFNPYWYIIAQIIYLIFGIIHVNLLHKYFKKHIDSIAMSILFESILSITCIVLGGYLFTLLFNWMSKGTGYPVMAATSMVIFVVPMVFYYCYIQFISIPFDIYKTWRYSPEQKLPDFEGADFDRLMVLNVELSKKLEDSNRFRIKAKTLPTGVTFGDWFYRVVDDYNHKNPGSVIHLSDEEKEPYYWIFYTKKSFFSFRKYIDFDHDISTNNISENEVVICKRVIQHEEEGIVRKA; via the coding sequence ATGGAAATTTCTTCAGTAAAAGGTATTTTTTTAAGGTATATTTTAATGCCTTTAATCGCAATTATTATGATGGTTATACTCGGTGTAATCAGGAGAAATAAACCTGCGATCAAAATTAAAGTAATTATTGTATACATTCTTCTATGCAGTTTATGTCTGGCTATTCCCGGAGTCTTTGGGTTTGCCGGAAATCTTTTTAACCCGTACTGGTATATTATTGCTCAGATCATTTATCTTATTTTTGGGATTATTCATGTTAACTTATTGCATAAATATTTTAAGAAGCATATTGATTCTATTGCGATGAGTATTTTATTTGAATCCATACTTTCAATAACGTGTATTGTATTGGGTGGCTATTTATTTACCCTACTTTTTAACTGGATGAGTAAAGGAACAGGATATCCGGTGATGGCTGCAACAAGCATGGTGATTTTTGTTGTTCCAATGGTATTTTATTACTGCTATATTCAGTTTATCAGTATTCCTTTTGATATTTATAAAACCTGGAGATATTCTCCGGAGCAGAAACTTCCCGATTTTGAAGGGGCAGATTTTGACAGATTAATGGTTTTGAATGTTGAATTAAGTAAAAAATTAGAAGATTCAAACCGATTCAGAATTAAAGCAAAAACACTTCCGACCGGAGTTACTTTCGGGGACTGGTTTTATAGAGTAGTTGATGATTACAATCATAAAAATCCGGGTTCTGTTATTCACCTTTCAGATGAGGAAAAAGAGCCTTATTACTGGATTTTCTATACTAAGAAATCATTTTTCAGTTTTAGAAAATATATAGATTTTGACCATGATATTTCTACAAACAACATTTCTGAGAATGAAGTGGTAATTTGTAAAAGAGTTATTCAACATGAGGAGGAGGGAATCGTAAGAAAAGCATAA
- a CDS encoding DoxX family protein produces METPNTSEKRKKIIYWIFTLWMALGMISTAIVQLIKNKDELANFTNLGYPSYLMTIIGIWKILGVIAILIPKQLLLKEWAYAGFFFVMSGAVISHLIVGDTAGRTFPAVLLFVLVIISWYFRPANRKISLNNN; encoded by the coding sequence ATGGAAACACCAAACACATCAGAAAAACGCAAAAAAATCATCTACTGGATCTTTACCCTGTGGATGGCCCTCGGCATGATTTCTACTGCCATCGTTCAGCTCATAAAAAATAAGGATGAACTTGCTAACTTTACCAATTTAGGCTACCCTTCTTATCTTATGACCATCATAGGTATATGGAAAATATTGGGTGTAATCGCCATTTTGATTCCAAAGCAACTGCTGTTAAAAGAATGGGCATATGCAGGCTTTTTCTTTGTGATGTCGGGAGCGGTTATTTCCCACCTCATCGTTGGAGATACGGCTGGAAGAACTTTCCCTGCTGTTTTATTATTTGTTTTAGTGATAATTTCATGGTATTTCAGGCCTGCCAACAGAAAAATCTCTCTCAACAACAACTAA
- a CDS encoding zinc-dependent metalloprotease, with protein sequence MKLKITLLSICASFLMNAQILDTNDVHANDLPGTTFKLNTENFRRNVEGKKKNSGKITNQSIVLTLIDGKQQEFILSENNLVSKRLNNIVTFDGYSKDRQSKIKLTLAGDKVTAIIKSDKGYFIVEPYKTKAGEYRIYNSSEMFGENFQCGTDEMEFKKSLEAIAQGLHVQKSVTGFPYGGQMKTFRMAVATTGEFTTAFGNQDAALAELVAMMNLINQIYESELSVSFQLIDKTVNKTLLFTDGATDPFTINASFASAANSQAGFDIMNTNGTLPYADYDIGHTFNIMPGAGGSAQGQAGPQPCNSGFKARAWSQWTVAMPKSLTANLIVHEMGHQFGAWHTYNAVGGSPGSPTFCTVGWNGDSAVEPGAGSTIMAYGNNCTTPNDQTNSGNNGLNYFHAKSIDQILNTLSVSSTCFNAVAVANTPPVANAGNAAISIPKNTPFKLKGIGTDAEDTNLSYTWDQVDVASANDKGAFGSTINGTGGYSAVNSTTAPLFRSEQSTATTERYFPKMRFVLNNQNTPPTSAAEALPLVARTMKMRFTVRDNSIVSGGADSDQVLVTVTDQGPLTVTYPNSNVTVNNDSNINVTWDVNQTNTLKNTVNILLSTDGGDTFPYVLASDVPNNGTANVLIPFVAYTDKARIKVTAVINNYAEFFDVSNTNFTINSTCNAFPSVMVENAKVVTAIQGSAQANLNLQPQTSSGDSYSSKVLTFATANMSPDALYIYNQTSTAPYQILASTSLIPYKFKVTETGSYTLSYPSPDAVIMTIFKGNQVNVANFITSNGVYSGTGTGLSYYRSFSATLEKGVEYYVTAKNLGSTTIGSSVTVSNDGSGSFYNVIDSPVGINYTYVAINTATNTIVAQSTTADFTTLPVGTYTVQGISYTGAATDLINKSIANLIQSKTCHQLSKNNITLNITAALATTDLSKKQIGLVPNPVKDYLHVYSDEKITHYEIYDASGRLMEMNVMNNSEINFSKFKTGVYMLKLLNNKTVVSQSKVIKK encoded by the coding sequence ATGAAATTGAAAATTACACTCCTTTCTATCTGTGCTTCTTTCCTGATGAATGCACAGATATTAGACACCAATGATGTACACGCTAATGATCTTCCCGGAACCACTTTTAAGCTGAATACTGAAAATTTCAGAAGAAATGTGGAGGGCAAGAAAAAGAATTCCGGAAAAATCACCAATCAGTCAATTGTCTTAACTCTTATTGATGGTAAGCAGCAAGAATTTATCTTATCAGAGAATAATCTTGTCAGCAAAAGGCTGAACAATATTGTTACTTTTGACGGATATTCAAAAGACAGACAGTCAAAGATAAAACTGACACTTGCTGGAGATAAGGTTACGGCAATAATTAAATCAGACAAAGGTTATTTTATCGTAGAACCTTACAAAACCAAAGCTGGAGAATACAGGATTTATAATTCCTCAGAAATGTTTGGTGAAAATTTCCAGTGTGGAACTGATGAAATGGAATTTAAAAAAAGCCTGGAAGCTATTGCTCAAGGACTTCACGTTCAGAAATCGGTAACAGGTTTTCCTTATGGAGGTCAGATGAAAACATTTAGAATGGCTGTAGCCACAACGGGTGAATTTACAACGGCATTTGGAAATCAGGATGCAGCCCTTGCAGAACTGGTGGCCATGATGAATCTTATTAATCAGATTTATGAGTCTGAGTTATCTGTTTCTTTTCAGTTGATTGATAAAACAGTAAACAAAACGTTACTTTTTACAGACGGAGCTACTGATCCTTTTACCATTAATGCTTCTTTTGCTTCAGCAGCCAATTCCCAAGCTGGTTTTGACATTATGAATACGAATGGCACGCTTCCTTATGCTGATTATGATATCGGCCATACTTTTAATATTATGCCGGGTGCCGGTGGCAGTGCACAGGGACAGGCAGGACCACAACCTTGTAATTCAGGCTTTAAAGCAAGAGCATGGAGCCAATGGACAGTTGCGATGCCAAAATCTTTAACTGCGAATCTGATTGTTCATGAAATGGGCCATCAATTCGGAGCATGGCATACTTATAATGCCGTAGGCGGATCACCAGGAAGCCCAACATTCTGTACAGTGGGATGGAACGGTGATTCTGCGGTAGAACCGGGAGCTGGATCTACGATTATGGCCTATGGAAATAACTGTACTACACCAAACGATCAAACCAACTCAGGAAATAACGGATTAAACTATTTCCATGCAAAAAGCATCGACCAAATTCTCAATACTTTAAGTGTATCATCAACCTGTTTTAATGCCGTTGCAGTAGCAAATACGCCGCCTGTTGCCAATGCCGGAAATGCAGCGATCAGCATTCCTAAAAATACCCCTTTCAAATTAAAAGGAATTGGAACTGATGCAGAAGATACCAATCTTTCCTATACCTGGGATCAGGTAGATGTGGCTTCGGCAAATGATAAAGGAGCCTTTGGCAGTACGATCAACGGAACCGGTGGTTATTCTGCGGTAAACAGTACAACGGCGCCATTATTCAGATCAGAGCAAAGCACTGCAACTACAGAAAGGTATTTTCCTAAAATGAGGTTTGTATTAAATAATCAAAATACACCTCCGACGAGTGCTGCAGAAGCATTACCTCTGGTAGCAAGAACCATGAAAATGAGATTTACGGTAAGAGATAACAGCATCGTTTCCGGAGGAGCCGATTCTGACCAGGTATTGGTGACGGTGACGGATCAGGGACCTTTAACGGTTACTTATCCTAACTCTAATGTTACGGTAAATAATGACAGCAATATCAATGTGACATGGGATGTAAATCAAACCAATACTTTAAAAAATACAGTAAATATTCTTCTGTCTACGGATGGAGGTGATACTTTCCCATATGTACTTGCTTCAGATGTGCCTAACAATGGTACGGCTAATGTATTGATTCCGTTTGTAGCGTATACAGACAAGGCGAGAATTAAGGTGACGGCAGTCATTAATAATTATGCAGAGTTCTTTGATGTTTCAAATACGAACTTTACAATCAATTCAACCTGTAATGCTTTCCCATCTGTTATGGTGGAAAATGCTAAAGTGGTAACGGCCATTCAGGGAAGTGCTCAGGCCAACCTGAATCTTCAGCCGCAGACCTCTTCCGGTGATTCTTATAGTTCTAAAGTATTAACTTTTGCTACAGCAAATATGAGTCCTGATGCTTTATACATCTATAATCAGACCAGCACCGCGCCATACCAGATTCTGGCCAGTACCAGTTTAATTCCTTATAAATTTAAAGTAACAGAAACAGGAAGTTATACGTTAAGCTATCCTTCTCCTGATGCTGTAATTATGACCATATTTAAAGGAAATCAGGTAAATGTTGCCAATTTTATAACGTCTAATGGCGTATATAGTGGTACAGGAACCGGTTTGAGCTATTACAGATCATTCTCTGCAACTCTTGAAAAAGGAGTGGAATATTATGTTACGGCTAAAAATCTGGGCAGCACAACAATAGGATCAAGTGTTACCGTTAGCAATGACGGTTCCGGAAGCTTCTACAATGTGATTGATTCTCCTGTGGGAATCAACTATACCTATGTTGCTATTAATACAGCTACCAATACGATTGTTGCACAAAGTACAACTGCGGACTTTACAACTTTACCGGTGGGAACATATACTGTACAGGGGATTTCGTATACCGGTGCGGCAACCGACCTGATTAACAAATCAATTGCCAATCTTATTCAGAGTAAAACATGCCACCAACTGAGCAAAAATAATATTACTTTAAATATTACAGCAGCATTGGCAACAACTGATCTATCCAAAAAACAGATCGGGCTGGTACCAAATCCTGTGAAAGATTATCTTCATGTCTACAGTGATGAAAAGATTACACATTATGAAATATATGACGCATCCGGAAGATTGATGGAAATGAATGTGATGAACAATTCTGAAATTAATTTTTCTAAATTCAAAACAGGCGTTTATATGTTGAAGTTATTAAATAACAAAACTGTAGTCAGCCAATCTAAGGTGATTAAGAAATAA
- a CDS encoding S1/P1 nuclease yields MKSIYSKILILAFISSSLYSYAWGLTGHRVIADIAENHLSGKARREIRKIMGKERLAYWANWPDFIKSDTTGVWKQASSWHYVNIDPQTDFKNFDQNLKMQAGPSLYTQVNTLSSQIKDKNTSEKDRKIALIFLIHIMGDLAQPLHVGRAEDLGGNKINVTYFGDKTNLHSVWDGKLVDSQKYSYTEYSKLLDIKSKDEVKQIQSGTLEDWLYDSHKIANKIYAQTPDGSKLSYDYQYKFNETLERQLLYGGLRLAKVLNELF; encoded by the coding sequence ATGAAAAGTATTTATTCTAAAATTCTGATTTTAGCATTCATCTCCTCTTCACTTTATTCTTATGCGTGGGGATTAACTGGGCACAGAGTCATTGCAGACATCGCAGAAAACCACCTTTCCGGGAAAGCAAGAAGAGAGATCAGAAAAATAATGGGAAAAGAACGCCTGGCGTACTGGGCCAACTGGCCGGATTTTATCAAATCTGATACAACAGGAGTTTGGAAACAGGCTTCATCATGGCATTATGTCAACATTGATCCTCAGACTGATTTCAAAAATTTTGATCAAAATCTGAAAATGCAGGCAGGACCTAGTCTTTACACGCAGGTAAACACGTTATCAAGCCAGATCAAGGACAAAAATACGTCTGAAAAAGACAGAAAGATTGCTCTGATTTTCCTTATCCATATTATGGGTGATCTCGCACAGCCTCTACACGTAGGAAGAGCAGAAGATTTAGGAGGAAATAAAATCAACGTTACTTATTTTGGTGATAAAACGAATTTACACTCCGTTTGGGATGGGAAATTGGTAGATTCTCAAAAATACAGTTATACGGAGTATTCTAAACTTTTAGACATTAAATCTAAAGACGAAGTAAAACAAATTCAATCCGGAACACTGGAAGACTGGTTATATGATTCTCACAAAATTGCCAACAAGATCTATGCACAGACCCCTGATGGCTCAAAATTATCATACGACTATCAATATAAGTTCAACGAAACTCTTGAAAGACAACTTCTTTACGGAGGTTTGAGACTAGCAAAAGTATTAAACGAGCTTTTTTAA
- a CDS encoding threonine aldolase family protein: MKFSFKNDYSEGCHPNILQTLLQCNLEQQAGYGEDKYSLQAKELIKEKIKKADSDVYLVSGGTQANLIVISSVLKPYQCVISASVGHILNNETGAIEATGHKVLSIEKEDGKLTPADIIPVLENHKNIPHQVMPKLVYISNSTELGTIYQKKELEELSNFCKENKLYLFMDGARLGHGLTSEISDLSLEQVAELTDIFYLGGTKNGALIGEAIVINNPSLQEDFAFNIKQKGALLAKGRLLGIQFMELMKDDLYFDLAKHANQQAMKIKKAMQNKGIEFLSDTYTNQIFPILNNNVINVLSEHFEFFVWKKVDENSSAIRLITSWNTGDEGVNQLIEIIDQLA, translated from the coding sequence ATGAAATTTTCATTTAAAAACGATTACTCGGAGGGATGTCACCCAAATATTCTACAAACCCTTTTACAATGTAATCTCGAGCAGCAGGCTGGCTATGGAGAAGATAAGTACTCATTACAAGCTAAAGAATTAATTAAGGAAAAAATAAAAAAAGCAGACTCAGATGTTTATTTGGTTTCTGGCGGAACACAGGCCAATCTTATCGTGATTTCTTCTGTTTTAAAACCTTACCAATGCGTGATTTCTGCATCTGTAGGGCACATTCTGAATAATGAAACAGGAGCCATTGAAGCTACAGGCCACAAAGTATTAAGCATTGAAAAAGAGGATGGGAAACTGACACCTGCCGATATTATTCCGGTATTGGAAAATCATAAAAATATCCCCCATCAGGTTATGCCTAAGCTGGTGTACATCTCCAATTCTACAGAACTTGGAACCATTTATCAGAAAAAAGAACTGGAAGAACTTTCTAATTTTTGTAAAGAAAATAAATTATATCTATTTATGGACGGTGCAAGACTGGGACACGGTCTGACCTCTGAAATAAGTGATCTTAGTCTTGAACAAGTGGCTGAACTTACAGATATTTTTTATCTGGGAGGCACCAAAAACGGAGCTTTAATAGGGGAGGCTATCGTGATCAATAATCCGTCTCTTCAGGAAGATTTTGCTTTTAACATCAAGCAGAAAGGAGCATTATTGGCAAAAGGAAGGCTGTTGGGAATTCAGTTTATGGAATTGATGAAGGACGATCTGTATTTTGATCTGGCAAAACACGCCAATCAACAGGCGATGAAAATCAAAAAAGCAATGCAGAATAAAGGAATAGAATTTCTTTCAGATACCTATACCAATCAGATTTTTCCTATTTTAAATAATAACGTTATTAACGTCTTATCTGAACATTTTGAATTTTTTGTCTGGAAAAAGGTAGATGAGAACTCTTCAGCCATCCGTCTTATCACTTCGTGGAATACAGGAGATGAAGGAGTAAATCAATTGATTGAAATTATTGACCAACTAGCATAA
- a CDS encoding GNAT family N-acetyltransferase yields the protein MTYTTKWLTDKTRVEELVDFFITHKTDSYISHSEIMYGRALDAQHWNPDLRAVFTEQLMTDYDYDGTSKLKILIAENEDEKIVGMLVFNIISSPFKKYAILEDMLLDQAVRGQSLGSKLMEEVITEAKKWDISFIMLESGVNNHGAHHFFGKYGFEKVSESFMLTL from the coding sequence ATGACTTATACGACGAAATGGCTTACTGATAAAACACGTGTTGAAGAACTCGTTGATTTTTTTATTACGCATAAAACCGACTCCTATATTTCCCACAGTGAGATTATGTACGGCAGAGCCTTAGATGCTCAACACTGGAATCCTGACCTCAGAGCTGTATTTACAGAACAGCTTATGACCGATTATGACTATGACGGAACTTCAAAACTGAAGATTTTAATTGCAGAAAATGAAGATGAAAAAATTGTAGGAATGCTGGTTTTTAACATTATCAGCAGCCCTTTTAAAAAGTATGCTATTTTAGAAGATATGCTGTTGGATCAAGCTGTGAGAGGACAATCCCTGGGAAGTAAGCTTATGGAAGAGGTAATCACGGAAGCTAAAAAATGGGATATCAGTTTTATTATGCTGGAAAGTGGTGTTAATAATCATGGAGCGCACCATTTCTTTGGTAAATATGGTTTTGAAAAAGTATCCGAAAGTTTTATGTTAACATTATAA
- a CDS encoding metal-dependent transcriptional regulator, producing the protein MRTTLTEENYLKALFHLVDNEGKVTINELSKFLNVKMPSVNNMMKKFAEKKWVIYETYKPLIVTENGRREAALVVRKHRLTEMFLVKKMNFGWENVHEIAEQLEHVHSQVFFDKMDEILDYPKFDPHGEPIPDKDGNIISQDLQKLSNCEEGEAVVFASVTLSDDAFLSYLNERKLLLNTQVKVVKIESFDKSMTIEIDGKKEILSKKATEKILVKK; encoded by the coding sequence TTGAGAACAACCCTAACAGAAGAAAATTACCTGAAAGCTTTGTTTCATTTAGTTGACAATGAAGGAAAGGTGACCATTAACGAACTCAGCAAATTTTTAAATGTAAAAATGCCAAGCGTTAATAATATGATGAAAAAGTTTGCAGAGAAAAAATGGGTCATTTATGAGACCTATAAACCTTTGATTGTTACAGAAAACGGAAGGCGTGAAGCAGCTCTGGTAGTCCGTAAACACAGACTCACTGAAATGTTTTTAGTTAAAAAAATGAATTTCGGCTGGGAAAATGTTCATGAGATTGCTGAACAGCTGGAACATGTGCATTCTCAGGTATTTTTCGATAAAATGGACGAGATTCTGGACTATCCCAAATTCGATCCTCACGGAGAACCTATTCCTGATAAAGACGGAAATATTATTTCCCAGGATTTGCAGAAACTGAGCAACTGTGAAGAAGGAGAAGCTGTAGTTTTTGCTTCAGTGACGCTTTCTGATGATGCTTTTTTAAGCTATTTAAATGAAAGAAAACTTCTTCTCAATACGCAGGTAAAAGTCGTTAAAATTGAAAGCTTTGATAAATCCATGACCATTGAGATTGATGGAAAAAAGGAAATTCTCAGCAAAAAAGCTACAGAAAAGATATTGGTAAAGAAATAA
- the blaIND gene encoding IND family subclass B1 metallo-beta-lactamase has product MKKSIQLLMMSMFLSPLMNAQIKDFVIEPPIKPNLYIYKSFGVFGGREYSANAAYLITKKGVVLFDVPWPKEQYQTLMDTIKKRHNLPVIAVFATHSHDDRAGDLSFYNNKGIKTFATAKTNELLKKDGKATSTDIIKVGKPYKIGGEEFVVDFLGEGHTVDNVVVWFPKYKVLDGGCLVKSRTATDLGFTGEANVAQWPQTMEKLKSKYSQATLIIPGHDEWKGGGHVEHTLDLLNKNPKGN; this is encoded by the coding sequence ATGAAAAAAAGTATTCAGCTTTTGATGATGTCGATGTTTTTAAGCCCATTGATGAATGCTCAGATAAAGGATTTTGTCATCGAACCCCCGATTAAACCCAACTTATATATTTACAAAAGTTTTGGAGTATTTGGAGGAAGAGAATATTCTGCTAATGCAGCCTACCTCATCACCAAAAAAGGAGTGGTTTTATTTGATGTTCCATGGCCGAAAGAACAGTATCAAACCTTAATGGATACAATAAAAAAGCGTCATAACTTACCTGTTATTGCTGTATTTGCAACACATTCACATGATGACAGAGCCGGAGATTTAAGCTTTTACAATAATAAAGGGATTAAAACGTTCGCTACAGCAAAAACGAATGAGCTACTTAAGAAAGACGGAAAAGCAACTTCCACAGACATTATAAAAGTCGGAAAACCTTATAAAATAGGCGGAGAAGAGTTTGTGGTAGATTTTCTTGGAGAAGGTCATACCGTTGACAATGTAGTGGTATGGTTTCCAAAATATAAAGTTTTAGATGGTGGATGTCTCGTAAAAAGCAGAACAGCAACCGATTTAGGCTTTACAGGAGAAGCCAACGTAGCCCAATGGCCGCAAACTATGGAAAAACTGAAATCCAAATATTCGCAGGCCACTCTGATTATTCCCGGACATGATGAATGGAAAGGTGGCGGACATGTAGAGCATACCCTTGATCTCCTAAATAAAAATCCAAAAGGAAATTAG